Proteins from a single region of Diorhabda sublineata isolate icDioSubl1.1 chromosome 2, icDioSubl1.1, whole genome shotgun sequence:
- the LOC130452911 gene encoding uncharacterized protein LOC130452911, whose amino-acid sequence MITRRLSRVNITKLVVCFIGIIHSILLYIGLTNTLIDAPHFEKDEKLENRENIEAIILYTGHFLIIFLLFFSVFKNAVRFLLPWLIVMLLPFTYMTFMVLIGLRDMKTYLINQLLLNFIIIGICWLFWSILFQIYLNGDFKTVNLIDRGYNIVSSIFFLKRLKNFR is encoded by the exons atgattaCAAGAAGACTTAGTAGAGTAAATATTACAAAACTAGTTGTGTGTTTTATAGGAATTATACATTCG ATACTCCTGTACATTGGTTTAACCAATACTTTAATTGATGCCCCTCATTTTGAAAAAGACGAAAAGTTAGAAAACAGAGAAAATATAGaggcaattattttgtataccggacattttttaattatatttttattatttttttctgtttttaag AATGCAGTTCGTTTTTTGTTACCTTGGCTAATTGTGATGTTGTTGCCTTTTACGTACATGACATTTATGGTGCTAATAGGATTAAGAGATATGAaaacttatttaataaatcaacttctattaaattttattattatcg GTATTTGCTGGCTATTTTGGAGTATATTATTCCAAATTTATCTAAACGGAGATTTTAAAACCGTCAATTTGATAGATAGAGGATACAATATTGTTTCTTCTATATTCTTTCTCAAACGACTGAAAAATTTTCGTTGA